Part of the Schistocerca cancellata isolate TAMUIC-IGC-003103 unplaced genomic scaffold, iqSchCanc2.1 HiC_scaffold_780, whole genome shotgun sequence genome, ATAGCTTATATGCAGTACTTAGATGCACAAGaagtcaaaaaattgaaaataaatttaaatatccaatTTTGAAAAATTCGGGCAGTTAATAACactttggtccacatctggccctagtGCAAGCAGTCATTTGGCGTGGCGCTGAGTGATTgacttggatgtcctcctgagcgacGTTGTTCCAACTTTAGCGcaattggctcgttagatcgtAAAAATTTTGTTGAACTTTAAGGCCAGGACGGCTTGCCACGGAGGACTTCGGGGCTCAGTTTgaaatgggactcatcactgaagacaatattaGTCGGGGCCCCAGACTGGATGTCGCCCGACAGCCAGGACTGGCGGTctggtggtctggggtgccgtgCGTTTCGTAGCAGAACCCGTTTCGTTGacttctgcggcacccttacagcactgcaGAACGTCGACGATACTCTGTGCCCGGTTTTGACGCCCTACATATAGAGCATCGTGGAcgtatatttcaacaagataatgcccgcccatatACTGCAAGAGTTTCTGCAGCTTGTGTCCGTGCCTGCCCAGCCCTGCTTTGGTCAACACGGTGGCCACGGCGGTCGCCGGAGACGGTCTAGAGCATTATTGACGGGGAGCTCAATCCAGCTCGCGATGCTCACGATCTAACCGACCAATTAGAGAGAATTTGGCATAACATCCCTCAGGAAGAAAGTCGACAACACTGTGAATCAATGCccagccgaatagctgcttgcgtaATGGATAcatgtggaccaacgcattattgatttACTCAGTTTCTGAttatctttcttttgaataaattatccatttttttctgaaatgatgataatttgtttgtcggaacatataaatcacatctaccgatttccgtaccgttcggataattccttcacggtgCGTCGTTGTCTTGTTCTGTTGTGTGTTACGTGAGTTCCCATTTCACGCCATGCCTAGACATTTATAACCAATGTGACTTAATAGTTGTTTgatagatcatgaatgcgacacttcGTAACAATGTGCAACAGGTAATTTTAACAAAAGATATTTTTACATGACATAATTGatacttttctaaaaaaaattgtaaataaataattacctaCACATTCGTCGATTGGGCAGAAGGATTTGTCAGTCAGAAaaccttttaatttgttttaaaatgctgGTTGACTTTTGTTTAGATTTTGGTGCTATTTGGTAAATGATGAGAGACCTTTtttggcagcataatttatccTTTTCTGTGTCAAGTAATACAGAGTAGCGGAGATCAGCCTTTTTCCTATATACATATCTGCTACTTTGGAGTTGGAACAGGTTATCATTAAAAAAACTTCATAAGTGACTATATTTATTGTGAAGCAGCTGTGAATAGCCCTAGTTCCTTAAGTGAATATCTGCAAAATAATCTTGTGGAGCCTTCAGTTATTACATGCTTTTGTATAACAAATCCCTTTTTTCTcactgatgagttaccccagaacatgatgCCACATGAAAGCAGTGAATTAAAATAACCATAATAACCTAATCGActgatacatttatcactaaaatttgctaTGACCATAACAGCACAAGTTGCTtacctcaaatgtttcagcagattaccaatgtgtttcttccagttcagtcTCTTATCAATGCACATACTCATAAATTTGGAATATTCATCCTTAGCTACAAATTCCTGCTCAAGGTCTATATTTCTTAACTATTTTATACCATTTTGTGTACAGTACTGTATATAGTGTGTTTTGTCGAAATTTATTGGCAGTCCAATTGCGGAAAAACACCTAATAATTTCCTGAAAGGCATTATTAACAATtttctcagctaattcttgttttttaggtgtatcatcagcaaagagaactagctttgcatcttcatgaatacaaagtggcaagtcattaatgggTATTAAGAACaaaaagggacccaagactgaacactGTGGAAGCCCTGTGTCACTTATATAACAATACTTAAGCTAGCTAGGAGAATTCCATAATTACCTTTTTGAGGACAATGTACTCGAATCTACCATGCAaatagtcttcgagccagtcacgttTGTCGTGAAACTATTCCCTATGTTTGGAGCTCTTTTCACAGATTACAGTGTCGAATGTTTTCCAGGAACCCTGGAATGTACCTGGTGGCCACCTTGCACACGTCACAGGGCCCTGTGTGTACAGAGGGTGAGTTTTGTTTTCAGTGAGTAATTGTTTCTGAACCTGGATCATCTCACGACTAAAGCTTGGGCTTCTTTCTTCTGGAGCTGTGCATGCACCATCTGAGCAGGCACGGTCTGTTAGTCAGTTAAGTCAGACGTCTGATGTGACAGCAGATCAGTGTAGCCACCTTACGCGACACAAAGATCGCACTACTTGACTTGAAGACAACTACAGAGTCATCACAGGACATTAGAGAAACGAGAAGTATGTCACTGTGTGATAGCTAACTCACAAGACCAGTTCTAGAACTGAATTGTTCCTTTCAGGGTGTTCATATTACTTTGTAAATCACTTAGTGTGGTATGTTTGGGTAACACAAATGACACCTGTTTCTTGTTTAATTTTGCAGGAATGATgacaggaactgaaaccatatttgTTTGGTCatgtcttttctttattttcaacaactcatataaatacaaaatattgtTCAGCACAGAGTTATACATGATCTGCACCACcttcttcattaaataaaataattatctgtTATATTTGtaaaaactattttcattttaaCAGAGGAAATTGAGGAATAATTGTGTGTCAGGTCCAGATAAAGTtaacggagtgtgtgtgtgtgtgtgaggaactCGCGTGGGGAACATTACTTTGATAACAGAATGAAAACAATAGTGATAATTTGTACAGGCCTATGTCTATGACAGTAATATGCACTTATATGTCTTCTCCTTTTTGTTGCATGAATTTAAGAGAGTCTGGGTCATGGATGTGTGGAGCAAACAGCAGAAGAGATGGCCCTGCCTGGTGACCAATGGATACCATTGCTGTCCCTCATAACATATAACAGCAGAGCAGTAACTGCCGACACTGGGATTAGTGGATCTTCAGCTGTGCACATCCATAAGAGAGGGCCATTTCCGTATGCTTTGTCTTCTCATCCCTCCTCCATCATCATTTTCCCTCTTCCTCTGTCTCACTTCCTACAGAGGCCTAATCGAATGAAGTTTTGCCAAAGATGAAGTTTCCTGGAGCTTGAGGGTCCGTTGAAGAGAAGAACTCACTCCACAGCTTCTCGAAGACTTGCGGTGTAACCTTCACAGTCTGATTCTGTAAGAGACACACGAAATTCAGCCCTCGGCATAACATTTGTGCGTTTGTTTCTGTGTGGTCAAATACACATTGATGATGAAATAGTTAATACAGatataaaaaaataagaataaaaaagaaCAGATAACAGTTTACAACCGATGTAAGATGTAGTGAAATGAAAGGAGCAAGTGGTCAaatcaaaatatccacaacaaGAAAGGCATCTATAGAAGTACAAATACAAAACGCTATATGACGATGTTGACAAtggtttctttctgtgtatttgagTCCTTAATGATGGCCCATAATCTCAACAGAGTAGAGGCACTCGAAAGATAGGTTATAAGAAAAGTAGAAATGCATCAAGTCTCATAATTGGTCACTAACGAGATTCAGCATCTTGCATATAAGAGAAGAGGACTACTACTTTTAACAGATCTAACTTGTTCTATGAGTTCGTTTAAGCAGATGAAATGGATTTTTGTTGTCAAGGTTTGGCACCTAGTTAGTAAACTGTTTTAAAGGGTCCAGCTGAGGGAAGCGTCATACTTGTGCAGTACAATAAAcagttttttattaaaaaaaaaaagaataacagaatAAGTATATGCCTCACATTGTATCTGACCATCTTCACTCGAGTCGTGAAAATTCCAACAAAGACAGCTTGTTCTGGCAACCGCGTTTTGGGACTGAACGGTCGACTTCATAGCTGCTGGGGGTAGCCTGCTAGCAAACTGGGTCTGGAGGTTGAATGTATAAAACGGTGACATGCGACCATTCAGCTGCAGCTGTTCATTTCTGAAGACAGTCTACACTCTACACTACTGACAGTGTCAACAACGAGTGTCGCCTGTAATGTGTTAACCCCTACAGCCTGTGGTGAAATCTACATCAATTCCTTTATGTTATAACAAGCACATTATCGGACATAACGTTCAGACTGCTTTATGAGACGCCTTCACAGAGCGCCTTACAAGTGATGAAGAGCAGTGAGAGTGAGCTACTGTGTCCTCCCCTCTGGTTCCAGAGCTAAGCCGCTGTGAGTGCAGTAGGCTATTCTACTGCCTCACTTGTTGTCGTCGGAACCAAACTTACGTTGGTGAACTTGCTGAAGGCGTTCTTGCACTCGTCTGCTGAGATGCCGTAGCTGGTGTAGACTTTGACGAACTCGTCCAGGTCGATACTCCCGTCACCTGTCGAAAGGAAAAGGTGGCAACTGTCAGCTCCAAAGGAGTACGCGTTAAAATGACGAGTTACGTCCACAGAGCCACGACAATGTGAGATTAGTTAATCCTAGTGCTGAGGTGTAAAGAAATCATTTTCACTGTACTGCATACTTATAGCAAGTAACACCAAACTTTCTCTTATGTAAACCACTGGGAAGATGGCAAAATTCGTAATATGAAGCACCCAACAGCAAGCACAAATTGTACCCAAGACATACTTTTGCTACATGGTTATGGCTGAATTATGACATATACTTGGGCTAATGAGGAAATAACCATAGCCACACCCACGACAGCTCATCTGAGCGATCCTTTTAGctataatttggcacgatacctaCATATAGTATTTCTCAAACCAAGATGGATATCCTATTATTTCATTTGGAAGAAGCAAACACATACAAGGGAAGACTTTTAATTCATATGAAATTATTAATTGGATGTATTTGCTACAAGATGAACTACAAATCTGCCAaaaaattaatgcaaatttttATACATAGAATTTTCTTACTAAGTTTTAGTTTTCACTTTGCTGAATACAAAAGTGCAATTTCATTGATCAAAAACCTATCATAAAAGAATGGAAGACGTATAAGTTTTAACCTATGTaaatacagccggccgcagtgatctagcggttctaggcgctcagtccggaaccgcgtgacagctacggtcgcaggttcgaatcctgcctcgggcatggatgtgtgtgatgttcttaggttagttaggtttaagtagttctaagttctaggggactgattaccacagatgttaagtcccatagtgctcagagccatttgaaccatttgtaaatacaCCATGTATTCTGCGAACTTTAGGTTTTAAATGAGAAGTTAATTAAAAAACTGAAGCTATCgttttcttacatttcaattttaatgtcAAAATATATCTACATTTATCTGAATTCAGCTTTGTTTAGAAAGTTGTTAGTAATATGATATGtttgcccttgtcaaagatttccaCGAGGAAATAGTGTATAGAAAGACTGAAGGCATGCCAGTTAGGTGTTTTTTGTTACATTGCTTCAAGATGTCTAAACTGTTCATAATGTATCATTTGTCTGTGAAGAACTAGTCTTGTGTCAATTCTTGTAAACGTATTTTATGTGGAGAGATTTTGTTTTAGAATATGTGAGTGGAAGAGCAATTATAGTGGATTCAATGGAAATTCGTGTTTTAATTTGCACATATATCAACTTGGGACCCCTGGTCAAGAAGATGTAATTAGTAACTCCAAGCATCTTCAAGTTCACCAAAAATAATATAAGTACTAAAATTAATTGTTATTTACAATTTTCACTTTGCACAAGGCAAAAGAATTAAAGGCTGCCTTTCTTAAAACCCCATCATTTTTCCGCACTAAGACACATAAGattcaaatttggctcaaaggtcctACATCCTTCTCCTACAATTCTGCGAATTATAGTTGTGATTCATGCTAAAAAGTCATCCCAAGACACAGATACTGAAGCATTGCTGAGGTACATGAAATCTTTTGTATAATTTGCAGAAAGGTAAACATTATGATACACAGGTACGTAGCTTGTTGGGAAAGTTGGAAGTTATGATGGTTTTACTCATCCAGGATttttatatttactattaaaaacagtcttgatcacaattcatTTATTAagctgaccggtttcgaccactactgtggtcatcttcagaccattgagaccactgagtgattctccagcagattgaggttcctactcaatggtctgaagatgaccacagtagtggtcgaaactggtcaccttaataaataaatcgtgatcaagactgtttttaatagtacatATTTGTATCACATTGATCACTATagtgtattcaaaagtaatcaagaTTTTTATGTCTAGGATGATGCGTGTTTTGTGAAAGCTATAAGGTATGACGTATTGATAACTGATTAAATTACAGTTTCCTacagacatatgagtctcaactttatcttcgatagcGATAGGAGCTGAAGTAAAGAGTTAAAATTTTTTGCCAACACCAGGACTTGAAACCGGGTCCCCCACTGCAGTGGTGTGCCAACCGCCACACCACTGCAGAAGGCGTGACTTCGCGTTTGTGTTAGGGACAGCCTTGGACTAGGGCAGTGTGGTGTGAGCCATAGTGTCACAGCCGTGTAGTGGTTAGCACTGTGTCTAGTAAGCGGACGACCTGGGTTCAAGACCTGACTTaggaacaaattttaattcattactccaGCTTCTATCCATATTATTAGCATCACAATGATAATGCAAGAAAGAAGGGTTCTGCTAGAGGAACCTTCTCCGTGGACTCGTCCAGCCCGCTACTGTACCTGAGGCGTCGACGTGCTGGAACATGAAGTCCCGGTAGCGGCTCTGCCAGTGGAGCGCCGAGTCGCCGCCCTTGGCGAAGTCGTCCCACATCTGGATCCACTCCGCCTCGCTTAC contains:
- the LOC126143118 gene encoding calexcitin-2-like — its product is MADFRKKKLMYVFHVFFDVNRSGTIDKKDFEMAIEKICRSRGWAEGSAEQQKTRGALLEVWQALQQRADADSDGEVSEAEWIQMWDDFAKGGDSALHWQSRYRDFMFQHVDASGDGSIDLDEFVKVYTSYGISADECKNAFSKFTNNQTVKVTPQVFEKLWSEFFSSTDPQAPGNFIFGKTSFD